A stretch of the Arthrobacter stackebrandtii genome encodes the following:
- a CDS encoding HAD-IIA family hydrolase — MSARTLLDRFDAVLADLDGVVYAGPHAIPGAIDALAGLSGRGVGLAYVTNNASRTPAQVAAHLREIGAPADDDQVVSSAQAGAALLASRFPAGTRVLVTGSLALAQEVTALGMAVVDSAHDNPDVVIQGFDPELGWADLAEATYAINAGATWIATNTDMTIPRDRGMAPGNGTLVAAVRAAVGHDPLVAGKPEAPLFHTAAARLGARKPVVVGDRLDTDILGGNNAGMATALVLTGVDSGETALRARTEERPQFIIDTLAQLYQPYPDIMHDGATVTCGAAAATVVDGGTTIRIDGDPADSDAWRAACAAWWAAVPHAAEATDPVLEWSNGHV, encoded by the coding sequence GTGAGCGCTAGAACCTTGCTGGACCGGTTTGACGCGGTATTGGCGGACCTGGACGGCGTTGTTTATGCCGGCCCGCACGCCATTCCCGGCGCCATCGACGCCCTGGCCGGCTTGTCCGGCCGGGGCGTTGGGCTGGCGTACGTGACGAACAATGCCTCACGTACGCCGGCGCAGGTCGCCGCACATCTCCGTGAAATCGGCGCCCCCGCCGACGACGATCAGGTGGTGAGCTCCGCACAAGCGGGCGCGGCACTACTGGCGAGCCGCTTTCCGGCCGGCACGAGGGTCCTTGTCACGGGCAGCCTGGCGCTCGCCCAGGAAGTCACCGCGCTGGGCATGGCCGTAGTGGACAGCGCGCACGACAACCCCGATGTCGTTATCCAGGGTTTCGACCCTGAGCTCGGCTGGGCAGACCTGGCCGAAGCCACCTATGCCATCAATGCCGGCGCCACCTGGATCGCCACCAACACTGACATGACCATCCCCCGCGACAGGGGCATGGCCCCCGGAAACGGGACACTGGTCGCGGCGGTGCGCGCCGCCGTCGGGCATGACCCCCTCGTTGCCGGCAAGCCGGAAGCGCCGCTCTTCCACACGGCAGCGGCACGCCTCGGCGCCCGCAAGCCCGTCGTGGTGGGCGACCGCCTCGACACCGACATCCTCGGCGGCAACAACGCCGGCATGGCCACGGCGCTGGTGCTGACCGGCGTCGATTCCGGCGAGACTGCGCTGCGGGCCCGCACAGAGGAGCGGCCGCAGTTCATCATCGACACGCTTGCCCAGCTCTACCAGCCCTACCCGGACATCATGCACGACGGCGCCACGGTCACCTGCGGTGCCGCTGCCGCGACTGTCGTGGATGGCGGGACCACCATTCGCATTGACGGCGACCCTGCGGACAGTGACGCCTGGCGCGCGGCCTGCGCCGCCTGGTGGGCTGCCGTGCCGCACGCGGCGGAAGCCACCGACCCGGTCCTGGAATGGTCGAACGGCCATGTCTGA